From the genome of Candidatus Rokuibacteriota bacterium, one region includes:
- a CDS encoding AzlD domain-containing protein — MPVNLLALVATTAVVTFALRYVPVTVLHRRELPGPLQRVLGNLPLAILSALICQWTFLRDGHLDWGVSNFYLFGFLGAILLSVLTRNLAASVFGSVGIVAALTVLFGPR; from the coding sequence ATGCCCGTAAACCTCCTTGCGCTGGTCGCCACAACCGCGGTGGTCACCTTTGCGCTCCGCTATGTCCCGGTGACGGTGCTCCACCGACGGGAGCTTCCTGGGCCGCTCCAGAGGGTCCTCGGCAATCTCCCGCTGGCGATCTTGTCGGCCCTCATCTGTCAGTGGACGTTCTTGAGGGACGGCCATCTCGATTGGGGTGTGTCGAACTTCTACCTCTTCGGGTTCCTGGGGGCCATTCTGCTGTCGGTCCTCACCCGGAATCTGGCGGCATCCGTGTTCGGCAGTGTCGGGATCGTCGCTGCACTCACCGTTCTCTTCGGTCCGCGATGA